Proteins from a genomic interval of Mycobacterium conspicuum:
- the drmB gene encoding DUF1998 domain-containing protein, which produces MTDTVTEMLYDATVSLDPLGDVEEGVVKNRAKVGTARPSSLLYTYGPGAIMDLPGFSVMPAGLDDWEPIWKRREHVPTIIEPRLLNVVRLHLGPQVDALRPFPWQPKQRAFSSEGADLGIPARVFPQWLRCTGCDYLGPLPRFSYTNTHPFRPDLAQFTHKSCPGRGVQRAGSSSRRRESPAVPAQHLLTCANGHLDEFPYGLWVHRGAQCPKAEAPDLKMRDANVGRSIGSTIECASCGATRSMAEAQGTAGRDKLPQTCRGRHPHLNAFDTNCDGRPALIMMGASNLWFPSTQSIIVMPTHEEKTEALADRLRAELGVEQVKQFGAQIDVIRALAGAKSIDLADVTDDEIAKTVADVLKPPDSEEERHEKLAAWDPVEMLVPEWRYLQKPALFPEQPNTSGLMVTEQQLGPELPSRIGRVVAVNKMKKVNAFLGFTRLDALDRVNDVVRRLVKLTRNGKPTWIPATEDRGEGIFLQLNLSEVEAWEKTILSSPLWTAHRNAHRRNFWSRFSETAAKVDPDTRLPAPRYWLLHTLSHVLIREMAMSCGYGAASLSERIYGWPTSEQREGAAGLLICTTASDSEGTLGGLIALSEPIRLQGLVASALRRAGRCSSDPVCAMRIPHDPEDFLHGAACHCCSFASETSCEKANRFLDRRFLLTLPSADGDSVPGFFGAVDAL; this is translated from the coding sequence ATGACCGACACCGTCACCGAGATGCTCTATGACGCCACTGTATCCCTGGACCCCCTTGGTGACGTCGAAGAGGGCGTCGTCAAAAACCGTGCGAAGGTCGGGACCGCGCGCCCCTCGTCACTGCTCTACACCTACGGGCCCGGCGCAATCATGGACCTGCCTGGATTCTCGGTGATGCCAGCCGGTTTGGATGACTGGGAGCCGATTTGGAAGCGACGCGAACACGTGCCGACAATCATCGAGCCACGCCTGCTCAACGTCGTACGGCTGCACCTCGGCCCACAGGTGGATGCGCTGCGGCCGTTCCCCTGGCAGCCAAAGCAGCGCGCGTTTTCCAGTGAGGGCGCAGACCTGGGTATACCGGCGCGAGTGTTCCCGCAATGGTTGCGCTGCACCGGATGTGACTACCTCGGCCCGCTGCCGCGATTCAGCTACACCAACACCCACCCGTTTCGCCCAGACCTAGCCCAGTTCACCCACAAGAGCTGCCCCGGGCGCGGTGTGCAACGCGCGGGCTCAAGTTCGCGACGGCGGGAGAGTCCAGCCGTCCCCGCGCAGCACTTACTGACATGCGCCAACGGACATCTCGATGAGTTCCCCTACGGCCTATGGGTGCATCGCGGTGCACAGTGTCCGAAGGCCGAAGCCCCAGACCTGAAGATGCGCGATGCCAACGTCGGACGGAGCATCGGCTCAACCATCGAGTGCGCCTCATGCGGGGCGACGCGCAGCATGGCCGAAGCACAAGGCACGGCAGGGCGTGACAAATTGCCGCAGACATGTCGAGGCCGCCACCCGCACCTGAACGCCTTTGACACCAACTGTGATGGACGACCCGCGCTAATCATGATGGGCGCGTCCAACCTCTGGTTCCCCTCCACTCAGTCGATCATCGTGATGCCCACCCATGAGGAAAAGACCGAAGCGCTCGCCGACAGGCTCCGGGCTGAGCTCGGTGTGGAGCAAGTGAAGCAATTCGGTGCGCAGATCGACGTAATTCGTGCACTGGCCGGAGCCAAAAGCATCGACCTGGCAGATGTTACCGACGACGAGATCGCCAAGACCGTCGCCGATGTACTCAAACCTCCGGACTCCGAGGAGGAGCGCCACGAAAAGCTCGCCGCATGGGACCCCGTCGAGATGCTGGTTCCTGAATGGCGATATCTGCAGAAACCGGCTCTATTCCCCGAGCAACCAAATACCAGCGGCCTGATGGTGACCGAGCAACAACTCGGCCCCGAGTTACCCAGCCGGATCGGCCGGGTGGTTGCCGTCAACAAGATGAAAAAGGTCAACGCGTTCCTTGGCTTTACCCGTCTCGATGCGTTGGACCGCGTGAACGATGTGGTGCGCCGACTGGTGAAACTCACCCGCAATGGCAAACCGACGTGGATACCGGCAACCGAAGACCGTGGCGAGGGAATCTTCTTGCAGCTCAACCTTTCCGAGGTCGAGGCATGGGAGAAGACGATTCTGTCATCGCCGTTGTGGACCGCGCACCGGAACGCGCATCGGCGTAACTTCTGGAGTCGTTTTTCTGAAACGGCGGCCAAAGTGGACCCCGATACGCGGCTGCCGGCCCCGCGATACTGGTTGCTTCACACGCTATCTCATGTGCTGATCCGTGAGATGGCCATGTCCTGCGGCTATGGCGCGGCCAGCTTGAGCGAACGCATTTACGGTTGGCCAACATCCGAGCAGCGAGAAGGCGCCGCAGGACTGTTGATCTGTACCACGGCATCCGACAGTGAAGGCACGCTAGGCGGTCTGATAGCGCTGTCGGAACCTATACGGCTCCAAGGACTTGTGGCCTCGGCGTTGCGGCGTGCGGGGCGTTGCTCGTCAGACCCTGTGTGCGCGATGCGGATACCGCATGACCCGGAGGACTTCCTGCATGGTGCCGCCTGTCACTGCTGCTCTTTCGCGTCGGAAACGTCCTGTGAGAAGGCGAACCGGTTCCTCGACCGCCGGTTCCTCCTTACGCTGCCCAGCGCCGACGGCGACTCTGTGCCGGGCTTCTTCGGAGCCGTCGATGCTCTATGA
- the drmA gene encoding DISARM system helicase DrmA — protein MKETTEKSNGAEATYQLTYEPDGTSFTVRENLVDILKRELLGPIHGPHEVLPFSPRSQYLVGHIAPVKLTGAAHTDDDAEGDAERGPLVEPRADGEGLVEGHGVPAIAADDNDADGEDDDADDRAPKQGLMIAASMGLRFQVPLDLGSFTVTASWGTYESVQTDQVTKSGRPIRHYQRTPVEEARTIALADLMPGRTTTVPLQESICLRIDRYNDPACGRVLIEIALCNDRAAPLPIPLGMWMFQTKLHVDAGGAEVFLPVCDVLEQELPEHDPEVRRLNLQYRNRLEYAIGRTCSVDWSVKTGSRRASAVWTTWLPVAETPQTRARPVENALLSMDKLSRVTPDELRNGLQPLVTEYGTWLDGQQSIAAELPEHLRETAELVLWEARQAHQRLQAGLEHVATDDEALRCFRFMNQVMRDQRIATQVAAERASDPSLSIPDAQKKVADKGETAASWRPFQLAFILMQLPALTDPTVPLRSAEHQARVELLFFPTGGGKTEAYLGLAAYTFAIRRRQGVVESSEGPLDGRDGVAVLMRYTLRLLTAQQFQRATALMCAAELVRRADESTWGSEPFRIGLWVGTDVSPKRFEEADEQLARANEYGSHRLTVLQLQRCPWCGTPVSAAQVKADATLRRVFVYCGDELAQCPFAKGGSVTEGLPVLTVDEEIYRLTPAFVIATVDKFARLAREGEAAALFGYVRRRCGRHGYVHPDYGGCSISTAHPATNGQPAATIRPVDRLRPPDLIIQDELHLITGALGTSVGLFEVAVETLASWERADGKPVRPLIVASTATVRNATEQVRGLYGRRVEMFPPQVLDVADTYFSVEIPVSKENSGRRYVGVSAQGVRLANAQIRASEVLLSAGQLLFDRCGADADPYMTLVGYFNATRELAGMTRYLSDDVQDRVRRPRRGSGFPRRLGAAFGLLHKGELTARIASSEIGATLDRLGLQFDPTYDTNEAARTRMADQKNGKAVRVRNEAQSPFDVVLATSMLQVGVDVQRLGLMLVAGQPKNTAEYIQASSRVGRDANRPGLVVTLGNWARPRDLAHFEQFRHYHETFYAQVEALSVTPYSPTSLDRGIDGLLVSAARVLQAHLEDGLSPERTAWRIKDQHSAVENIVARLKKRIAAAAQDDDATKRASDLLTNRIDRWSDRTKNATEMGKTLVYERTGEGDKYLALLVSPEHAKAAAGGSMQPPFVVANSMREVQPEINVLVSPIPERLFVRTPDGAPTWVLPAGKGDE, from the coding sequence CGGGAGAACCTGGTCGACATCTTGAAACGTGAGCTGCTCGGGCCGATCCACGGCCCGCATGAGGTGCTGCCGTTCAGCCCTCGCTCCCAGTACCTGGTTGGCCACATCGCCCCGGTGAAACTCACCGGCGCCGCGCATACCGACGACGATGCCGAAGGCGACGCCGAGCGCGGACCCTTAGTGGAGCCGCGCGCCGACGGCGAAGGACTTGTGGAAGGCCACGGTGTGCCGGCCATCGCTGCCGACGACAATGATGCTGACGGCGAAGACGACGACGCCGATGACCGAGCGCCCAAGCAGGGGTTGATGATCGCGGCGTCGATGGGCCTGCGGTTTCAAGTTCCGCTCGATCTGGGGTCGTTCACGGTGACCGCGTCGTGGGGCACCTACGAGAGCGTGCAGACCGACCAGGTCACCAAGTCCGGTCGCCCGATTCGCCACTACCAGCGCACCCCCGTGGAAGAGGCACGCACTATCGCGTTGGCCGACCTGATGCCGGGCCGTACCACGACGGTTCCGTTGCAAGAGTCCATCTGCCTGCGGATCGACCGCTACAACGACCCGGCGTGCGGGCGCGTGCTCATTGAGATCGCGCTGTGCAACGACCGTGCGGCGCCCCTGCCGATCCCGTTGGGGATGTGGATGTTTCAAACAAAACTTCATGTCGACGCGGGCGGTGCCGAGGTGTTCCTGCCGGTCTGCGACGTGTTGGAACAAGAACTCCCCGAACACGATCCGGAGGTCCGACGGCTCAACCTGCAGTACCGCAACCGGCTGGAATACGCGATCGGGCGGACCTGCTCGGTCGACTGGTCGGTCAAAACCGGCTCGCGGCGCGCGTCAGCGGTGTGGACAACCTGGCTACCGGTCGCCGAAACCCCGCAGACTCGAGCTCGGCCTGTGGAGAACGCGCTGCTGTCCATGGACAAACTGTCCCGCGTCACACCCGATGAGTTGCGCAACGGGCTGCAGCCCCTGGTAACGGAATACGGCACCTGGTTGGACGGCCAGCAGTCGATCGCTGCCGAGCTGCCCGAACATCTACGCGAGACAGCGGAGTTGGTGTTGTGGGAGGCGCGTCAGGCCCACCAGCGGCTTCAGGCCGGGCTCGAACACGTCGCCACTGACGACGAAGCGCTGCGCTGCTTTCGATTCATGAACCAAGTGATGCGCGACCAACGCATCGCCACCCAGGTTGCGGCGGAGCGCGCCTCCGATCCGTCACTGTCGATCCCGGATGCGCAGAAAAAGGTTGCAGACAAGGGGGAGACCGCCGCATCCTGGCGGCCGTTCCAGCTAGCCTTCATCCTCATGCAGCTTCCCGCGTTAACCGACCCCACGGTGCCGCTACGCAGCGCCGAGCATCAAGCGCGGGTCGAGTTGCTGTTCTTCCCGACCGGTGGCGGCAAGACCGAGGCCTATCTCGGATTGGCGGCCTACACTTTCGCGATCCGCCGCAGGCAGGGCGTCGTCGAATCGAGCGAAGGACCCCTCGACGGCCGCGATGGGGTCGCCGTGTTGATGCGATACACGTTGCGGCTGTTGACCGCCCAGCAGTTCCAGCGCGCCACCGCGCTGATGTGTGCGGCCGAGCTGGTGCGACGTGCCGATGAAAGCACCTGGGGCAGCGAACCATTCCGGATCGGACTGTGGGTCGGCACTGATGTGAGCCCGAAACGGTTCGAGGAGGCCGACGAGCAACTGGCCCGGGCCAACGAATACGGTTCGCACCGCCTGACGGTGCTGCAGCTCCAGCGCTGCCCCTGGTGCGGCACCCCCGTCTCCGCCGCACAGGTCAAAGCCGATGCGACGCTGCGCCGCGTATTTGTCTACTGCGGAGATGAACTGGCCCAATGTCCATTTGCCAAGGGCGGCAGCGTGACCGAGGGTCTGCCGGTGTTGACCGTCGACGAGGAGATCTATCGGCTCACACCGGCATTCGTCATCGCCACTGTGGACAAGTTCGCCCGACTGGCGCGCGAGGGCGAGGCCGCAGCGCTGTTCGGCTACGTTAGGCGGCGATGTGGACGCCACGGCTACGTGCACCCCGACTACGGCGGCTGCAGCATCTCTACCGCGCACCCGGCCACGAACGGACAGCCCGCGGCCACGATTCGCCCAGTCGACCGGCTGCGGCCGCCGGATCTAATCATCCAAGATGAGCTGCACCTAATCACCGGGGCGCTGGGCACCTCCGTCGGCCTGTTCGAAGTCGCCGTCGAAACCCTCGCCTCCTGGGAGCGCGCCGACGGCAAACCGGTGCGGCCGTTGATCGTGGCCTCAACCGCGACGGTGCGCAACGCTACGGAGCAAGTACGGGGCTTGTATGGGCGGCGCGTCGAAATGTTCCCGCCGCAAGTGCTCGATGTCGCCGACACCTACTTCTCCGTGGAAATCCCGGTCAGCAAAGAGAACTCGGGCCGCCGTTACGTCGGGGTGAGCGCGCAAGGCGTGCGGTTGGCCAACGCACAGATCCGCGCCTCGGAGGTGCTGCTGTCGGCCGGGCAGCTACTGTTCGACCGCTGTGGCGCCGACGCCGACCCGTACATGACGTTAGTCGGCTACTTTAACGCCACCCGCGAGTTGGCGGGCATGACTCGATACTTGTCGGACGACGTGCAGGATAGGGTCAGGCGGCCGCGTCGGGGTTCTGGTTTTCCGCGTCGGCTGGGTGCCGCGTTTGGTCTGCTACACAAGGGCGAGCTGACGGCGCGCATCGCCTCCTCGGAGATCGGCGCGACATTGGACCGGCTCGGGCTGCAATTCGACCCGACCTACGACACCAACGAAGCGGCGCGAACCCGGATGGCCGACCAGAAGAACGGCAAAGCCGTGCGTGTCCGCAATGAGGCGCAATCGCCCTTTGACGTGGTGCTGGCCACCTCGATGCTCCAGGTTGGGGTGGACGTGCAGCGCCTCGGGTTGATGCTCGTGGCCGGGCAGCCCAAGAACACCGCTGAATACATTCAGGCCTCGTCCCGTGTTGGTCGAGACGCGAACCGGCCCGGTTTGGTTGTGACGCTGGGCAACTGGGCTCGCCCACGCGACCTGGCCCACTTCGAGCAATTTCGCCATTACCACGAAACGTTCTACGCCCAGGTCGAAGCGTTGTCGGTCACGCCGTACTCACCGACGTCGCTGGACCGGGGCATCGACGGCCTGCTGGTCAGCGCCGCACGAGTCCTGCAAGCCCACCTGGAAGATGGTCTATCGCCTGAGCGCACCGCGTGGCGGATCAAAGACCAGCACAGCGCCGTCGAAAACATCGTCGCGCGGCTCAAGAAGCGCATCGCGGCAGCCGCACAAGACGACGATGCGACCAAACGCGCCAGCGACCTGCTGACCAATCGGATTGATCGATGGTCGGATCGAACCAAAAACGCCACCGAGATGGGCAAGACGCTGGTTTACGAACGTACCGGTGAGGGCGACAAATACCTGGCGCTGCTCGTCAGCCCCGAGCACGCCAAGGCGGCGGCAGGCGGATCGATGCAACCACCCTTCGTGGTAGCGAACTCAATGCGGGAAGTGCAGCCGGAGATCAACGTCTTAGTCAGCCCCATCCCCGAGCGGCTGTTCGTGCGGACACCTGACGGTGCGCCCACTTGGGTCCTGCCGGCCGGGAAGGGTGACGAATGA